The proteins below come from a single Prolixibacter sp. NT017 genomic window:
- a CDS encoding flavodoxin, which produces MSKIALFFGPLNGSVHHAAKKVAQEFGEENIDLIPVSEASINDLNKYEKIIFGISTVGKDTWDQEFTNTDWAEFFPVVRDFDFSGKKVALFGLGDHITYAYHYVDAMGLLAKIILKNKGTLIGKTSPEGYTFQDSEALKDGMFLGLPLDEDYESDLTAERVKAWVAQLNSEF; this is translated from the coding sequence ATGAGTAAAATCGCATTATTCTTCGGACCATTAAACGGTTCGGTGCATCACGCGGCTAAAAAAGTAGCGCAGGAGTTCGGTGAAGAGAACATCGATTTGATACCGGTTAGTGAGGCATCCATTAATGATTTGAACAAGTATGAGAAAATCATTTTTGGAATTTCGACGGTAGGAAAAGATACCTGGGACCAGGAATTCACCAATACCGACTGGGCGGAATTCTTCCCGGTAGTTCGTGATTTCGATTTCAGCGGCAAAAAGGTTGCTCTGTTCGGCCTGGGCGATCATATTACTTACGCTTATCACTATGTCGATGCAATGGGGCTACTGGCCAAAATTATTCTGAAAAATAAAGGTACCCTTATCGGGAAGACATCTCCGGAAGGATACACTTTCCAGGATTCGGAAGCATTGAAAGACGGAATGTTTCTGGGCTTGCCTCTCGATGAAGACTATGAATCCGATCTGACGGCCGAAAGGGTAAAAGCCTGGGTTGCTCAGCTGAATAGTGAATTTTGA
- a CDS encoding prephenate dehydratase translates to MKKISIQGIKGSFHEDAARKYFGEDVEIVECRTFRKVCELLDRDEVDGAVMAIENSIAGSLLANYALLHDFHLHIVGEIYLHIQMNLMVYPGTKFDDIQEIHSHPIALRQCSEYIDQHFGEIKLQEKSDTAGAAQELAREKYNNVAAIGNQRSADIYGLEILDKGIETNKKNYTRFFILSKHNNPIAGTNKASISFQCGHYYGALAKVLTIFGDNQINLTKIQSIPILGKPNEYSFHVDLEYDSEDNYERAIHLVLRNVSSLAIMGEYRKGDIELNKP, encoded by the coding sequence GTGAAAAAGATATCCATACAGGGAATAAAAGGCTCGTTTCATGAGGATGCCGCCCGGAAATATTTTGGTGAGGATGTAGAAATAGTGGAGTGCCGGACGTTTCGCAAGGTTTGCGAGTTGCTCGATCGCGATGAGGTTGATGGAGCCGTGATGGCTATCGAAAATTCCATTGCCGGTAGCTTGCTGGCAAATTATGCTCTGCTGCATGATTTTCATTTGCATATTGTCGGTGAGATTTACCTGCATATTCAGATGAATCTGATGGTGTATCCGGGAACAAAATTCGATGATATTCAGGAAATTCATTCGCACCCGATTGCACTCAGACAATGTTCCGAATATATCGACCAACACTTTGGTGAGATAAAGCTGCAGGAGAAATCGGATACCGCCGGAGCAGCACAGGAGCTGGCCCGCGAAAAGTATAACAACGTAGCGGCCATTGGAAATCAGCGTTCGGCTGATATTTATGGCCTTGAAATACTGGATAAGGGGATTGAAACGAATAAGAAGAATTACACACGCTTTTTCATCTTATCGAAACACAACAACCCGATAGCGGGAACCAATAAGGCGTCCATCTCTTTTCAATGTGGACATTATTATGGTGCCCTCGCGAAAGTGTTGACCATTTTTGGTGACAACCAGATAAATTTGACGAAAATTCAGTCCATTCCCATTCTTGGGAAACCCAATGAATATTCATTCCATGTTGACCTGGAATACGATTCAGAAGATAATTACGAGCGTGCCATTCATTTGGTGCTGAGAAATGTTTCGAGCCTTGCCATTATGGGTGAATACAGAAAGGGGGATATTGAGTTAAACAAACCATAA
- a CDS encoding ACT domain-containing protein: MLIKQISVFLENKSGRLNEVSQILGDAGINISAFSVADTSEFGILRLIVSDPDKASNVLHESGFTVRESNVVGLNCPNQAGALARALKILSRNEISIEYLYAFSMGNSASVIIKPNDTERCIEVLQKNKLELIKASDLYKI, from the coding sequence ATGCTGATTAAACAAATTTCTGTTTTTCTGGAAAATAAATCGGGGCGTCTGAATGAGGTCTCCCAGATTTTGGGAGACGCTGGAATTAACATAAGTGCATTTTCTGTCGCAGATACTTCCGAATTTGGAATTCTGCGATTAATTGTATCCGATCCAGATAAGGCCTCCAATGTGCTGCATGAAAGTGGATTCACCGTTAGAGAATCGAATGTCGTTGGTTTAAACTGTCCCAATCAGGCTGGTGCATTAGCCCGTGCCCTGAAAATTCTCAGTAGAAATGAGATTTCGATTGAATATCTTTATGCGTTTTCAATGGGCAATTCGGCTAGTGTGATTATCAAACCTAATGATACCGAACGCTGCATTGAAGTATTACAGAAGAACAAACTGGAATTGATAAAGGCCAGTGATTTGTACAAGATTTAA
- a CDS encoding phenylacetate--CoA ligase family protein, whose protein sequence is MIWNEKMECATRDEMKAIQSERLVETVKRIYHNVAYYRDKMQQAGLTPFDIEGVEDLHKLPFTTKSDLRDNYPFGLFTVPMSEIVRLHASSGTTGKPTVVGYTRKDINMWSEVVTRSLCMAGVHKNDIVQIAYGYGLFTGGLGIHYGTENLGASVIPISGGNTQKQIQLMQDFNSSVLCCTPSYALYISDVLNEAGIDPETLNLRVGIFGAEPWSEAMRKEIERKLKLRAIDIYGLSEIVGPGVSCECEYQQGMHVHEDHFIPEIIDPVTLEPVADGEVGELVFSTITKEGIPLLRYRTRDLTRLIYDKCSCGRTLVRMEKCKGRSDDMLIIRGVNVFPSQIETVLLEMSETEPHYLLIVDRENTLDTLSLMVEVQEQFFSDEVRKLQDLRKQITHKLESTLGLTVDVKLVEPKTIERTAGKAKRVIDKRNI, encoded by the coding sequence ATGATCTGGAATGAAAAGATGGAATGTGCCACTCGTGATGAGATGAAGGCCATTCAAAGCGAACGATTGGTTGAAACTGTCAAACGGATTTATCACAACGTTGCCTACTATCGTGATAAGATGCAACAGGCGGGCTTAACGCCGTTTGATATAGAGGGAGTGGAGGATCTGCATAAGCTTCCGTTTACCACGAAATCTGACTTGCGTGATAACTACCCGTTTGGCTTGTTCACGGTTCCCATGAGTGAGATTGTCCGGTTGCATGCTTCTTCCGGTACAACCGGAAAACCGACTGTGGTGGGCTACACCCGGAAAGACATCAATATGTGGTCCGAAGTCGTTACCCGCTCATTGTGTATGGCGGGCGTTCACAAGAATGATATTGTTCAGATCGCATACGGCTACGGGCTGTTTACAGGAGGTTTGGGAATTCATTACGGAACAGAGAATCTGGGGGCATCGGTCATTCCCATTTCGGGAGGAAATACGCAAAAGCAGATTCAACTGATGCAGGATTTTAACTCGTCGGTTTTGTGCTGTACTCCTTCCTATGCGCTTTACATTTCTGATGTTTTGAATGAGGCGGGTATCGACCCGGAAACACTGAACCTGCGTGTGGGCATCTTCGGTGCAGAGCCTTGGTCGGAAGCCATGAGAAAAGAGATTGAGCGGAAACTGAAACTTCGGGCTATCGATATCTATGGTTTGAGTGAAATTGTTGGTCCGGGCGTTTCCTGCGAATGTGAATACCAGCAAGGCATGCATGTGCACGAAGATCATTTTATTCCGGAAATTATTGATCCTGTTACGCTCGAACCTGTTGCAGACGGAGAGGTGGGAGAGTTGGTATTTTCCACGATTACCAAAGAAGGAATTCCGTTGTTGCGTTACAGAACAAGAGACTTAACCCGGTTGATTTATGATAAATGCTCTTGTGGACGCACGCTTGTCCGAATGGAGAAGTGCAAAGGCCGCAGCGATGATATGCTCATTATTCGTGGAGTAAATGTTTTCCCATCGCAGATTGAAACAGTTCTACTGGAGATGAGCGAAACCGAGCCGCATTACCTGCTCATTGTGGATCGGGAAAATACACTTGATACATTGAGCTTAATGGTGGAAGTGCAGGAGCAATTTTTCTCTGACGAAGTGAGGAAGCTGCAGGATTTAAGAAAGCAAATCACCCACAAACTGGAAAGTACGCTGGGATTGACAGTAGATGTAAAACTGGTTGAACCCAAAACAATTGAGCGAACAGCAGGCAAAGCCAAAAGAGTGATTGACAAGCGGAATATTTAA
- a CDS encoding acetate--CoA ligase family protein has product MLNKQLLSPKSIAVIGASNDVSKPGGKILLNLQEHKYKGKLYAVNPRDPEIQGIKTFAKVDELPMIDLAILAIPAKLCPQTVEILAHTKKTKAFIVISAGFSEESEQGAEWERQMVETVKSVGGVLIGPNCIGALTPEYAGVFTSPIPKFDPKGCDFVSGSGATAVFIMESGIPKGLHFANVFSVGNSAQIGVEEVLEYWDKTYDPETSAPVKMLYVESIHNPDKFLWHASSLIRKGCKIAGIKAGSSEAGSRAASSHTGAMTSSDSAVEALFRKAGIVRCYGREELTTVASIFMFEELKGKNMAIITHAGGPAVMLTDALEDGGLRIPRLPDTKVKAALKDKLFPGSSVENPIDFLATGNAEQLGAIIDACENDFDDIDGMAVIFGSPGLQPVTDVYKVLSDKMKTCKKPIYPILPSVINVQKDVAYFISSGNVNFPDEVLLGRALTKVYRTPKPSDENIYLEGVDVAEIRRVVESCENGYMPPEKIHALLKAASIPFAQERVVQSVDEAAKAVKELGFPLVMKVVGPVHKTEVGGVSLNIRDEEMVRKEFARLMKIKGTTAVLIAEQAEGIELFIGASYQEKFGHVMLCGMGGIFVEVFKDVTSGLAPLTFPEAHSMIRNLKAYKIINGYRGMEGVDKDKFAEIIVRLSSMLRFAVEIKEMDLNPLLGKGDRILAVDARIRIEK; this is encoded by the coding sequence ATGCTAAACAAACAACTATTATCGCCAAAAAGTATTGCCGTTATCGGCGCTTCGAATGATGTCTCGAAACCGGGAGGTAAAATTCTGCTTAACCTTCAGGAACATAAATATAAGGGGAAACTCTATGCTGTGAATCCCCGTGACCCGGAAATTCAGGGAATCAAAACCTTTGCCAAGGTAGATGAACTGCCGATGATTGATTTGGCCATTCTGGCCATTCCCGCCAAGCTCTGTCCGCAGACGGTTGAAATTCTGGCTCATACAAAAAAAACGAAAGCATTTATCGTTATTTCCGCCGGATTTAGTGAGGAGAGCGAGCAGGGTGCAGAATGGGAAAGACAAATGGTGGAGACCGTTAAATCGGTTGGAGGTGTGTTAATCGGCCCCAACTGTATTGGTGCTTTAACGCCTGAGTACGCCGGCGTGTTTACGTCACCCATTCCCAAATTCGATCCGAAAGGATGTGATTTTGTCAGCGGTTCGGGTGCTACTGCCGTATTCATTATGGAATCGGGTATTCCGAAAGGATTGCATTTTGCCAATGTTTTCTCGGTAGGCAACTCGGCCCAGATTGGTGTGGAAGAGGTGTTGGAATACTGGGACAAAACCTATGATCCGGAAACGTCGGCACCCGTCAAGATGCTTTATGTGGAGTCGATTCATAATCCCGACAAATTTCTGTGGCATGCTTCTTCCCTTATCAGGAAAGGATGCAAGATTGCCGGTATCAAAGCCGGAAGTTCGGAAGCCGGAAGCCGTGCCGCTTCCTCGCACACCGGTGCGATGACCAGTTCCGATTCGGCTGTAGAAGCGTTGTTCCGTAAAGCCGGAATTGTTCGTTGTTACGGAAGGGAAGAGTTGACGACGGTTGCCAGCATTTTCATGTTCGAAGAGTTGAAGGGGAAGAACATGGCCATTATTACTCATGCGGGCGGCCCGGCTGTGATGCTTACCGATGCATTGGAGGACGGCGGTCTGCGAATTCCCCGTTTACCGGATACAAAAGTAAAAGCAGCATTGAAGGATAAACTGTTCCCCGGCTCATCGGTCGAAAATCCCATCGATTTTCTGGCAACCGGAAACGCCGAACAGTTGGGCGCGATTATCGATGCCTGCGAAAATGATTTCGATGACATCGACGGGATGGCTGTTATTTTCGGTAGCCCCGGATTACAGCCGGTTACCGATGTGTACAAGGTGCTGAGCGATAAGATGAAGACTTGCAAGAAGCCAATTTACCCGATTTTGCCGTCGGTTATTAATGTGCAGAAAGATGTCGCTTATTTTATTTCCAGCGGAAATGTGAACTTTCCTGATGAAGTGTTGCTGGGGCGCGCGTTGACGAAAGTTTACCGCACTCCAAAACCATCAGACGAGAATATTTACCTTGAAGGGGTAGACGTTGCCGAAATCAGGCGCGTTGTCGAGAGTTGTGAGAATGGTTACATGCCGCCGGAAAAAATTCATGCGTTGCTGAAAGCCGCTTCCATTCCGTTTGCACAGGAGCGTGTGGTACAAAGTGTCGACGAGGCTGCCAAAGCTGTCAAAGAACTTGGCTTCCCGCTCGTGATGAAAGTGGTTGGGCCGGTACACAAAACCGAAGTTGGTGGCGTATCTTTAAATATTCGTGACGAAGAGATGGTCCGGAAAGAGTTTGCCCGGTTGATGAAAATCAAAGGCACGACTGCTGTTTTAATAGCCGAACAAGCCGAAGGTATTGAGCTGTTTATTGGCGCTTCTTACCAGGAAAAATTTGGTCACGTAATGCTGTGCGGAATGGGCGGCATTTTTGTGGAAGTATTTAAAGATGTAACTTCAGGTTTGGCACCGCTCACATTCCCCGAAGCGCATTCGATGATTCGAAACCTGAAAGCGTACAAAATCATCAACGGCTACCGCGGAATGGAAGGTGTTGACAAAGATAAATTTGCGGAAATCATCGTTCGTCTTTCATCCATGTTGCGTTTCGCTGTGGAAATCAAAGAGATGGATTTGAACCCATTATTGGGAAAAGGCGATCGCATTCTGGCGGTGGATGCACGCATCCGTATTGAGAAATAA
- a CDS encoding group III truncated hemoglobin — MKDIGSIDDVKFLVDNFYAKVREDDLLGPIFNSRLEGRWEKHHKRLYRFWNTVLLRKPDYYGKPVEMHFNMNIGGEHFSRWLEIWNETVKSNFEGMIAERALLRGETMAHAFLEKIEKHRKNN, encoded by the coding sequence ATGAAGGACATTGGATCTATCGATGACGTCAAATTCCTGGTGGATAATTTCTACGCCAAAGTAAGGGAGGACGATTTGCTTGGCCCGATTTTCAACAGTCGGTTGGAAGGTCGTTGGGAGAAGCACCACAAACGTCTGTACCGTTTTTGGAACACGGTGTTGTTGCGCAAGCCCGATTATTATGGTAAGCCTGTGGAAATGCATTTTAACATGAATATTGGTGGTGAACATTTTTCCCGTTGGTTAGAGATATGGAACGAAACGGTGAAAAGTAACTTTGAAGGAATGATTGCGGAGCGTGCTCTACTTCGTGGAGAGACAATGGCACACGCTTTCCTGGAGAAGATTGAAAAGCACCGGAAAAACAATTGA
- a CDS encoding 4Fe-4S binding protein — MKKQKLLRWAIKQRKVIQVIIGVALYIMIGYYHISLWYVLLFGAITGVILGKVFCRWMCPMGVMMEFLMSMTPGESFRQTYQYHKLGCPIAWISGWLNRFSFYRISLNKDTCKSCGICAMLYFNAEIGEIQHLPKWERASRSQLQLLEMFAMRFGVPQRKFNIQICLFSVENGKTGEHEKEVKTVRDRLIV, encoded by the coding sequence ATGAAGAAGCAGAAACTGTTACGGTGGGCCATCAAACAACGCAAAGTGATTCAGGTAATCATTGGCGTAGCGCTCTACATCATGATTGGTTATTATCATATTTCGCTGTGGTATGTGCTCCTTTTCGGGGCCATAACCGGTGTTATCCTGGGTAAGGTATTCTGCCGCTGGATGTGCCCAATGGGTGTTATGATGGAATTTCTGATGAGCATGACTCCCGGGGAATCGTTCCGGCAAACGTACCAATACCACAAGTTGGGATGTCCGATTGCATGGATTTCCGGCTGGCTGAACCGGTTCTCGTTTTACCGGATTTCGCTAAACAAGGACACCTGTAAATCATGCGGCATCTGCGCAATGCTATATTTCAACGCTGAAATCGGCGAAATACAGCATTTACCAAAATGGGAAAGAGCGTCCCGGAGCCAGCTTCAGCTGCTCGAAATGTTTGCAATGCGTTTCGGAGTGCCCCAACGGAAGTTTAACATACAGATTTGCCTTTTCTCCGTTGAAAACGGAAAAACAGGTGAGCATGAAAAAGAAGTAAAAACAGTTAGAGACAGATTAATCGTATGA
- a CDS encoding glutaredoxin domain-containing protein → MKQIHSFEELKKAVGTEGKSFLLLYKSSGSEQNNCALKAVESAAANVVKVNVLTADVATVRDIHQQYGIASVPSLLEFENGELKKVLKGCSEERFYQNLFEGEAFHSSATGDNEKPQKNVVVYSTPTCTYCNAIKSYFKENNIRFRDIDVSRDQKAAEEMVKRSGQQGVPQTLINGQVVVGFDRPRINALLGIR, encoded by the coding sequence ATGAAACAAATTCATTCATTCGAAGAACTAAAGAAAGCGGTCGGAACCGAAGGAAAATCGTTCCTGCTGCTATACAAATCGAGTGGCTCGGAACAAAATAACTGCGCGCTTAAGGCGGTAGAATCGGCGGCGGCCAATGTAGTAAAAGTCAACGTACTAACAGCCGACGTTGCCACTGTTCGGGATATTCACCAGCAATACGGGATTGCCTCCGTGCCCAGCTTGCTGGAATTCGAGAACGGAGAACTGAAAAAAGTGTTGAAGGGTTGCAGCGAAGAACGCTTCTATCAAAACCTTTTCGAAGGCGAAGCTTTTCACTCGTCAGCAACTGGCGATAACGAAAAACCACAGAAGAATGTCGTGGTTTATTCAACGCCCACCTGTACTTACTGTAATGCAATTAAATCCTATTTCAAGGAAAACAATATTCGCTTCCGCGACATTGACGTTTCGCGCGACCAGAAGGCCGCTGAGGAAATGGTCAAACGCAGCGGACAGCAGGGCGTCCCGCAGACGCTCATTAACGGACAGGTCGTTGTTGGGTTCGATAGACCCCGCATCAACGCACTGTTGGGAATCAGGTAA
- a CDS encoding co-chaperone GroES yields MKELQPVNQNVLIELTEDSHEEKTAGGIIIPDSAKAKKNIGKVAAISNVENPEIAVGDMVLYKEFSGNEVEFEGKKYLLLPYADILSKVVETDEI; encoded by the coding sequence ATGAAAGAGCTTCAACCAGTAAATCAGAATGTACTGATTGAGTTAACCGAAGATAGCCACGAAGAAAAAACGGCTGGCGGAATTATTATTCCTGATTCGGCGAAAGCGAAAAAGAACATTGGCAAAGTAGCTGCCATCAGCAACGTTGAAAACCCGGAGATTGCCGTGGGTGACATGGTGCTGTACAAAGAATTCAGCGGAAATGAAGTTGAATTTGAAGGGAAAAAATATCTGTTGCTTCCCTACGCCGACATCTTGTCGAAAGTAGTGGAAACCGACGAAATCTGA
- a CDS encoding WG repeat-containing protein has protein sequence MKHIFFTLAAVFFCISFSIAQATETTASYQVISKYGDYGVPWALIKKDGKFGFIDQKGNIVVAPQYDSIEKYGAHGVSWALVEKNGKLGFIDKSGKEVVKPQYEMIDHFGTYGPPWALVRKDGRLGFIDQEGNEDFSIATTGKLSEGHRISFQQNINKGDNSSYIDRAIKEITRLRIQSPSTLNDNNNDMFALILRDQNLGRYSVLPERTRHHSDGTMKYLSPWNVSSVNGRIRCNYHNNESDSDMITPKVNPPVSQKN, from the coding sequence ATGAAACACATCTTTTTTACTCTCGCAGCAGTCTTTTTCTGCATATCCTTTTCCATAGCACAAGCCACCGAAACAACAGCCAGCTACCAGGTGATAAGCAAATATGGTGACTACGGCGTTCCGTGGGCTTTAATCAAAAAAGACGGCAAATTTGGATTCATCGATCAGAAAGGAAACATAGTCGTCGCTCCTCAATACGATTCCATCGAAAAATATGGCGCACACGGCGTTTCGTGGGCATTGGTCGAAAAGAACGGCAAGTTGGGATTCATCGACAAATCGGGAAAGGAAGTGGTAAAACCACAGTACGAAATGATTGACCATTTTGGAACGTATGGTCCACCATGGGCACTGGTCCGGAAAGACGGCCGTTTGGGATTTATTGATCAGGAAGGGAATGAAGATTTTTCAATTGCTACCACCGGTAAACTTTCCGAAGGACATAGAATCTCATTTCAGCAAAATATTAACAAAGGAGACAACTCCTCATATATCGACCGGGCCATAAAGGAAATTACCCGGCTTAGGATTCAATCTCCTTCTACCCTGAACGATAACAATAACGACATGTTCGCTTTGATTCTTCGGGACCAAAACCTCGGCCGTTATTCGGTTCTTCCGGAAAGAACACGCCATCATTCTGATGGAACAATGAAATACCTTTCTCCCTGGAATGTTTCGTCGGTCAACGGAAGAATACGTTGCAACTATCACAACAACGAAAGCGATTCGGACATGATTACTCCGAAAGTCAATCCTCCGGTTTCGCAAAAAAATTAG
- a CDS encoding S46 family peptidase, which translates to MNFKNLLLSLLLVWGLIFSASAKEGMWIPTLLQKYNIEEMQQMGFKLSADDIYSVNHASMKDAVVIFGGGCTGEVISPDGLLITNHHCGYSSIQKHSSVEHDYLTDGFWAMNRDEELPNPGLTVKFLVRMDDVTAQALEGVTDSLTESEKQTRINENTAKIEKEATEGTDYTAVVKPLFYGNQYFVYVYEVYKDIRLVGSPPSAIGKFGGDTDNWMWPRHTGDFSVFRIYAGRDNKPAEYSPDNVPYKPKKFFPINMKGVKKGDFTMVFGYPGTTKEYLPSQAVKLIMAQSDPEKVAIRTKKLNILAADMEADRAVRIQYASKYARTSNSWKRWQGEVKGLKRLNAVAKKQEGEKAFTEWLNASSSREGKYGEVLPRFEELYAKFAPYQSADDYYSEVVKRGTDIFSLAQKFDRIRRLAEYNAESRLEGAIPELKDDVVSYFKDYHQATDEKVFTALLTMYAHDLPGKWLPEELTKLTPEKLAKLYRKSVLTNETALNQMLDNFDKQAVKKLEKDPVMQLYRALRNTYEVKVESRYRELNDSIKANQKLYMAGLLEMNKGKRMMADANFTLRVAYGKVEGYDPRDGVHYKYYTTLKGIMEKDNPEIYDYDVPDRLKELYQKRDFGQYKNGKGQVPVAFCASNHTTGGNSGSPVVDAEGNLIGVNFDRTWEGTMSDIMFDPDQCRNIMLDIRYALFVIDKFAGAGYLLDEMELVN; encoded by the coding sequence ATGAATTTTAAGAACTTACTGCTTTCCCTTTTGCTGGTGTGGGGACTTATTTTCTCCGCTTCCGCGAAAGAGGGAATGTGGATTCCAACGCTGTTGCAGAAATACAACATCGAAGAGATGCAGCAGATGGGATTCAAACTATCTGCCGACGATATTTACAGTGTGAACCATGCCAGCATGAAAGATGCCGTGGTGATTTTTGGTGGAGGTTGTACCGGCGAAGTGATTTCGCCTGATGGCTTGCTGATAACTAACCATCATTGCGGATACAGCTCCATCCAGAAGCATTCTTCGGTTGAGCATGACTACCTGACCGATGGTTTTTGGGCGATGAACCGTGATGAAGAACTTCCCAATCCCGGTCTGACCGTGAAATTCCTGGTAAGAATGGATGATGTGACGGCTCAGGCACTGGAAGGAGTTACCGATTCGCTGACGGAAAGTGAGAAGCAAACGCGTATTAATGAAAATACGGCGAAGATTGAAAAGGAAGCCACTGAAGGAACCGACTATACAGCTGTGGTGAAGCCGCTTTTTTATGGCAATCAATACTTTGTGTATGTCTACGAAGTGTACAAGGATATTCGTTTGGTAGGATCACCACCTTCAGCCATTGGAAAATTTGGTGGTGATACCGATAACTGGATGTGGCCACGGCATACCGGCGACTTTTCTGTTTTCCGCATTTATGCAGGGAGAGACAACAAGCCGGCCGAATATTCACCGGACAACGTTCCGTACAAACCGAAGAAGTTTTTCCCCATTAACATGAAGGGAGTAAAAAAAGGTGACTTCACGATGGTTTTCGGTTACCCGGGAACTACAAAGGAATATCTGCCTTCGCAGGCGGTGAAGCTGATTATGGCACAAAGCGATCCGGAAAAGGTTGCTATTAGAACAAAGAAACTGAATATTTTGGCTGCCGACATGGAAGCAGATCGGGCGGTTCGCATTCAGTACGCTTCCAAATATGCCCGCACATCGAACTCGTGGAAGCGTTGGCAAGGCGAAGTGAAAGGATTGAAGCGGCTGAACGCTGTGGCGAAAAAACAGGAGGGAGAAAAAGCCTTTACCGAATGGTTGAATGCGTCTTCCTCCCGAGAGGGAAAATACGGCGAAGTTTTGCCTCGGTTTGAAGAATTGTATGCGAAGTTTGCTCCTTATCAAAGTGCCGATGACTATTACTCGGAGGTAGTAAAAAGGGGAACCGATATCTTTAGTTTGGCGCAGAAGTTCGATCGTATTCGCCGTTTGGCGGAATACAATGCGGAGAGTCGGCTGGAAGGAGCCATCCCGGAACTGAAAGATGACGTGGTAAGCTATTTCAAAGATTACCATCAGGCGACGGATGAGAAAGTGTTTACTGCCTTGTTGACCATGTACGCCCACGACCTACCGGGAAAATGGCTGCCTGAAGAGCTGACCAAACTCACTCCGGAAAAATTGGCAAAACTCTACCGGAAGTCTGTGTTGACAAATGAAACAGCACTTAACCAGATGTTAGATAATTTTGACAAACAGGCGGTGAAAAAGCTGGAGAAAGACCCTGTAATGCAATTGTACAGAGCGCTTCGGAATACCTATGAAGTAAAAGTGGAATCGCGTTACCGCGAATTGAACGATTCGATAAAAGCCAATCAGAAGTTGTACATGGCCGGTTTGCTTGAGATGAACAAGGGCAAACGGATGATGGCTGATGCGAATTTCACATTGCGAGTGGCCTACGGAAAAGTGGAAGGCTACGATCCGCGCGACGGTGTGCATTACAAGTACTACACCACTTTGAAAGGCATTATGGAGAAAGATAATCCGGAGATTTACGATTATGATGTCCCGGATCGGTTGAAGGAATTGTACCAGAAAAGAGATTTTGGCCAATACAAGAATGGTAAGGGGCAGGTTCCGGTGGCTTTTTGTGCCTCAAATCATACGACGGGAGGAAATTCAGGAAGTCCGGTAGTGGATGCCGAAGGAAATCTGATTGGTGTGAATTTCGACCGTACCTGGGAAGGCACGATGAGCGACATCATGTTCGATCCGGACCAATGCCGCAACATCATGCTGGACATTCGCTATGCACTGTTCGTTATCGATAAATTTGCCGGAGCCGGCTATTTGTTAGATGAAATGGAATTGGTGAATTAG
- a CDS encoding Maf-like protein encodes MVLENLKDYRIILASKSPRRRQLLADLDIDFVTEIHEVDEVFPEGLPMEEIPQYLARLKAEPFVETLKENELVITSDTIVYVEGEVLGKPADYDEAVEMMNKLSGRRHEVVTGVCLTSKDKQVSFASVTDVFFKSLSRDEIDYYITHYKPYDKAGAYGIQEWIGYIGIERIEGSYFNVMGLPVQHLYEELRKW; translated from the coding sequence ATGGTACTGGAAAATCTGAAAGATTATCGCATTATACTGGCGTCGAAATCTCCACGGCGACGACAGCTGCTGGCTGATTTGGATATTGATTTTGTGACGGAAATTCATGAAGTAGACGAAGTTTTTCCGGAAGGTTTGCCAATGGAAGAAATTCCGCAGTATCTGGCCCGGTTGAAAGCTGAGCCGTTCGTCGAAACACTGAAGGAGAACGAACTGGTTATAACTTCTGATACCATTGTTTACGTGGAAGGCGAAGTGTTGGGAAAACCGGCTGACTATGATGAAGCGGTGGAGATGATGAACAAACTTTCCGGGCGCCGACACGAAGTCGTTACCGGAGTTTGCCTGACTTCCAAAGACAAACAAGTCAGTTTTGCTTCCGTCACAGACGTTTTCTTCAAATCGCTTTCGCGGGATGAGATTGATTACTATATCACGCACTACAAGCCTTACGACAAAGCCGGTGCATACGGTATTCAGGAGTGGATTGGATACATTGGTATTGAACGAATCGAAGGTTCCTATTTCAACGTGATGGGACTGCCGGTGCAGCATTTGTACGAGGAATTGCGCAAATGGTAA